The Pseudomonas protegens genome contains the following window.
ACTGCGACATAATGCGAAAGATTTGCATTATGTGTAAAGGGTCGTGCCTGTAAATATTTCTTATTCAGCGGGGGATTGCGTCAACCGAGGGGCCGGCGCAATGCCTGTTCAGAGGATGGCCGCGTTACTGCGCTGCGCCTGTTTCAGGTAGGCGCTCAACTCCCGGGCCGGCAGGGGTTTGCTGTAGTGGTAGCCCTGACCTTCATGACAGCCTTCGGAGATGATGTAGGCCTCCTGTTCGGCGGTTTCCACGCCTTCGGCAATCACTTGCATGCCCAGGCTTTTGCCCAGTTGGATGATGGCGCGCACGATGGTGGCATCGTCGTCGTCATCCAGCAGGTCCTGGACGAAGCTCTTGTCGATCTTGATCTTGTCCAGCGGCAGGCTTTTGAGGTAGCTCAGGGACGAATAGCCGGTGCCGAAGTCGTCGATGGCGATCAGCGCCCCGGAGCGGCGCAGGCTCAGCAGGTGCTGGGCGGCGGTGCTGATGTCTTCCATCAGGCCGGTTTCGGTGACTTCCAGTTCCAGGCTGCGCGGCGGCAGGCGATAGATCTGCAGCAGGTTGTTGACCACCCGCGGCAGCTCGGCGTGGTGCAGTTGCACCGTCGACAGGTTGACCGCCATGCGCAGGTCGGTGAAGCCCATGTCGTGCCATTCCCGCAGTTGCCGACAGGCCTGGTCCAGTACCCATTCGCCGATGGCGATGATGGTGCCGTTCTGCTCTGCCAGGGGAATGAACAGGTCCGGCGGCACCAGGCCGTGCTCGGGGTGCTGCCAGCGGATCAGGGCCTCGACCCCCACTACCCGATGGTCGCGATAGCTGATCTGCGGTTGATAGACCAGGAAGAACTGTTCCCGGATCAGGGCCTCGCGCAGGTCCTTTTCCAGTTCCCGGCGCCGGCGCATCTCGCTGTCGACGCTGGCGATGTAGAACTGATAACGGTTGCGTGAGCGGCTCTTGGCCAGGGTCATGGTCTGTTCGGCTTTCTGCAGGAGTTTTTCCGTGCTGTCGCCGTCTTCCGGGAACAGGGTGATGCCGATGGTGGCGCGCAGGCGGATTTCCTGATGATCCAGAGCAAAGGTGGCTTCCAGGTCGTCGAGGATGCTTTGCGCCAGTTCCGCCGCTTCATAGGGCTGTTCGATATCGGCCTGGACCAGGGCGAACTGGTCGCCGCCCAACCGCGCCAGGGCACCGAGACGGCCGCTGTGACCACGCAAGCGGTCGGCCAGGGCCAGCAGCAACTGGTCACCGGTCTGGTAACTGAACTGTTCGTTGATGCCCTTGAAGTCGTCCAGGCCCACACAAAGTACGGCGACCCGGCGTTGCAGGCGGCCGGCGTCCACCAGGATCTTGTCCAGTTGCTGTTGCAGTTGCTGGCGATTGGGCAGGCCGGTGAGGAAGTCGTATTGGGCCATGCGCAGCAGGCTGTTTTCCGCCTCATGGCGCAAGTGGGTGTTGCGCTCGATGGAGGCCAGCAGCTGGTTGGCGGTATTGATCCAGATGCCCAGCTCGTTCTTTTCGTGGCCCTTGAGCAGGGGCAGTTGGTGTTCGCTGGGGCGGTCGGGGTTGATGGTGGTCAGGTGCTCGATGATCCGTGACAGCGGCTTGGTCAGCAGCCAGTGATAGACCAGGTACAGCACCAGGCCCATGGCCAGGGCGCGCAGGACTCCGGAGATAAAGATGATCACCGAACTGATGATGAAATCCTGGCCGTAGGTGGCGGTGTCGAGGGTAATGCTCAGGTCGCCGTAATACTCGCTGTAGGGGCCACGGCCAACCAGTTGGGTGGTGAAGGTGCGTTCCTGGCCAAGGATCAGATCCGTGAGCCAGCGACTGGGGGAATGCTGCAGCTCGCGGGATTTCTCCGCCAGCATGGTTTCGTTGGGGTGGCCAATGGAGGCCATGCGCACCGCGTCATCCTGGAACAGGCCTTCTATGACTTGCATGCCCATTTCCCGATCCAGGCTGTAGACCGCCTGTGTCGATGGGTCGCGAAACATGTCGAGAATGCGCTGGGCATCGTTAGCGACCGCCTGCCGCGTCTTGTAGGCGTCGAAGACGATCTGGGCGCAGCTCAGAACCACGCCGACGATGAGTGCCGACAGCAGCACAACCCGGAGCAACTTCACCGACAAGCTGTTTTTGAGTTCCAGCTTCAAAGGGCTATTCCTTGTTCCGTGCGTGTAGCGTCAAGTTGCCATGAGTATTGGCAATCCCGTGATAGCCGTCAAAGTGACATCAGCGCCGAAAACGGGACGTCTGCGGGCCAGGCCCGGGAGATCAGATTCAGGATTGCTATAGCTGTGGATAGTGTGTCGGTAGCGACGCCTTGCAACTTGAGGGGCGGCGTTGTTTTTTACATCAGATGAATCTTAGCGTCTCGGCTGCGCGGGACAAGATGCCAGCTTTGTCAGAGGCAAAAAAAAACCCGGCCAGGCCGGGTTTTTTGCACTGCAAACGGACTTAAGCGACGAAGTTCTTGCCTTCGAACTGCTCAGCCACGAATTTCCAGTTGACCAGGTTCCAGAACGCTTCGACGTACTTGGGACGAACGTTGCGGTAGTCGATGTAGTAGGCGTGTTCCCAGACGTCGCAGGTCAGCAGCGGGGTGTCGCCGCTGGTCAGCGGGTTGCCGGCGCCGATGGTGCTGGCCAGGGCCAGGGAACCGTCAGCCTTCTTCACCAGCCAGCCCCAGCCGGAACCGAAGGTGCCAACCGAAGTCTTGGTGAATTCTTCTTTGAACTTGTCGAACGAACCGAACGCCGCGTTGATGGCGTCGGCCAGTGCGCCGGTAGGTTGGCCGCCGGCGTTGGGGGCCAGGCAGTTCCAGTAGAAAGTGTGGTTCCAGACCTGGGCTGCGTTGTTGAAGATGCCGCCCGAAGAGGTTTTGACGATCTCTTCCAGAGTCTTGCCTTCGAACTCGGTGCCTGGCACCAGGTTGTTCAGGTTCACGACATAGGTGTTGTGGTGCTTGTCGTGGTGGTATTCCAGGGTTTCCTTGGAAATGTGCGGCTGCAGGGCGTCGTGTGCATAAGGCAGCGGCGGCAATTCGAAAGCCATGATGATTCTCCTAATCAGGTCAGTTGCGGTGAGCGCAAGGCCGATCACGGGCGGCCGGACATGCGCCGGGGAGTTTGTACTCTTTGCGGCGCAGGGACCGGATCATAGCACCGGGGGTGCGGCTTAACCACGCAACAACTGTGTGGGATAGAGGTTCCAGAGCCTTTTGGAATAAGTCACGCGGCGCTGATCAACTGCAACGCCACGCTGAACATCATCAGCGCCACCAGCAGGTCGAGCATCCTCCAGGTGCTCGGGCGGGCGAGCCAGGGCGCCAGCCAGGCGGCGCCCAGGGCCAGGGTGAAGAACCACAGCAGCGAAGCGCTCGCCGCGCCGACCACATAGGCGCCCGGTTCAGTCTGCTGCGCCCCCAGCGAGCCGATCAGCAGCACGGTGTCCAGGTACACATGGGGGTTGAGCAGGGTCACCGCCAGGGCGCTGAGCATCACCGCCCGCAGCGAGCGCACGGTCTGGCCTTCGCCCTGTTGCAGGCTTTGTTTGGAGCAGGCCCGGCGCAGCGCCTGGGCGCCGTACCAGATCAGGAACGCCGCGCCGCCCCAGCGCGCCACGGCCAGCAACATCGGACTCTGGGCGAGCACGGTGGCCAGGCCGAATACGCCGGCGGCCACCAGCAGTGCGTCGCAGGTGACGCACAGTGCCGCCACCGGCAGGTGGTGCTCACGGCGCAGACTCTGGGCCAGGACGAAGGCATTTTGCGTACCGATGGCCATGATCAGGCCGGCGGCCACCAACAGGCCGTTTACATAGCTTTGCCACATGATTACTGCTCCTCGCCGGCGGCCAGTTGTTGCAGGACCTGCATGGCCCGCCGGGCATCCGCCTGACCGACAAACAGGTGATCGTGGTAGTAGCCGGCGATCACGTTGCAACTGATCCCGGCCCGGCCCAGCGCGCCGGCAAAAGCCGCCGTCAGGCCCACCGCTTCGAGTGCCGAATGCACATTGAGGGTGATCCAGGCGGCGACGTAATCGAAGACCAGTCCCAGGCGTTCGGCCTCCTGGCGCTGGATGATCACCGTCAGGCCTTCCTGTTCGCGAAAGCTGCCCAGCACCTCGGCGCCCTGCAACAGGCGCTGGTCAGCGAGGGAACAGAACACGTATTCGCCGTCGTTGAGCTGCGGGCTCATGCTGCGTAGCAGGGTTGCGAGGGAAGTTTCACCGGCCATGAACAGGATCCTTGAACGAAGAGGTATTACCGAAGCTTGAGGCTGGCTATTTTCCGGTTGCATGCCGTATAAGAAAAACCAATATTGCTGATCGCTCATTAGGAAAACTGATGTTTGACTATAAGCTGCTTTCTGCCCTGGCTGCGGTGATCGAACAGGCCGGCTTCGAACGGGCGGCCCAGGTGCTGGGGTTGTCGCAGTCGGCGATTTCCCAGCGCATCAAACTGCTGGAGGCCCGGGTCGGGCAGCCGGTGCTGGTGCGGGCGACACCGCCGGCGCCCACGGAAATCGGCCGGCGCCTGCTCAATCATGTGCAGCAGGTGCGCCTGCTGGAGCGGGACCTGCAAAGCCTGGTGCCGGCCCTGGATGAAGAAGGGCTGCCGGAGCGCTTGCGCATCGCCCTCAACGCCGACAGCCTGGCCACTTGGTGGGCCGAGGCGGTTGGGGACTTCTGCGCCGAGCATCACCTGCTGCTGGACCTGGTGGTGGAAGACCAGACCGTGGGTCTCAAGCGCATGCGTGCCGGGGAAGTGGCCGCCTGTGTCTGCGCCAGCGAGCGGCCAGTGGCGGGGGCCCGCAGCCTGTTGCTGGGGGCCATGCGCTACCGGGCCCTGGCCAGTCCGGCATTCATCGCTCGGCACTTTCCCCAGGGCGTGCGTGCCGAGCAACTGGCCCGGACCCCGGCGCTGGTGTTCGGCCCCGACGACTTCCTGCAGCATCGCTACCTCGCCTCCCTGGGCGTCAACGGCGGTTTCGAGCATCATCTGTGCCCGTCGTCCGAGGGCTTTATCCGCCTCACCGAAGCCGGCCTGGGCTGGGGCCTGGTGCCCGAGCTGCAGGTTCGCGAGCAACTGCAGCGCGGTTCGCTGGTGGAGCTTTTGCCGGATAAGCCCATCGACGTGCCGTTGTACTGGCATCATTGGCGCAACGGCGGGCAGTTGCTCGGCTTGTTGACCGAGCACCTGGCCCGTTTATCTGCACAATGGTTGGTGCCCTGGGAGCAGCCATAAGCGTCAAGCGACAAGCTGCAACTGGACAACGGCTAACGTGCAGCTTGTCGCTCGCAGCTTGCCCCTGCTTTTCTGTAGTTCGTCACTGCTTTTCTTAGGAATATTTCATGAAGATTCTGGTTACCGGCGCAAGCGGCTTCATCGGCGGGCGCTTTGCTCGCTTTGCCCTTGAGCAGGGCCTGGAGGTGCGGGTCAATGGCCGGCGTGCCGAAGCGGTGGAGCATCTGGTGCGCCGTGGCGCGGAGTTCATCCCGGGCGACTTGAGCGATGCCGATCTGGTCCGCGATTTGTGCCGCGACGTCGACACCGTGGTGCATTGCGCTGGTGCTGTTGGCCTGTGGGGACGCTATCAGGATTTCCATCTGGGCAATGTGCTGGTCACCGAGAACGTGGTCGAAGCCTGCCTCAAGCAGCGGGTGCAACGCCTGGTGCATCTGTCTTCGCCGTCGGTCTATTTTGATGGTCGCGATCATCTGGGGCTGACCGAGGAACAAGTGCCCAAGCGCTTCAAGCACCCGTATGCGGCCACCAAGTACCTGGCCGAACAGAAGGTCTTCGGTGCCCAGGAGTTCGGGCTGGAGGTGATTGCCTTGCGCCCGCGTTTCGTCACCGGCGCCGGCGACATGAGCATCTTTCCGCGGCTGCTGAAGATGCAGCGCAAAGGCCGTCTGGCCATCGTCGGCAATGGCCTGAACAAGGTCGACTTCACCAGTGTGCACAACCTCAACGAGGCCCTGTTCAGTTGCCTGCATGCCGGCGGCTCGGCCCTGGGTAAGGTCTACAACATCAGCAACGGCGCGCCGGTGCCGTTGTGGGACGTGGTCAACTACGTGATGCGCCAGATGCAGGTGCCACAAGTCACCCGCTATCGCTCCTTTGGCCTGGCCTACAGCGTCGCGGCGCTCAACGAGGGGTTCTGCAAACTCTGGCCCGGGCGCCCGGAGCCGACGCTGTCGCGCCTGGGCATGCAGGTCATGGACAAGAACTTCACCCTGGACATCAGTCGCGCCCGGCATTACCTGGGCTATGAGCCCAAGGTCAGTCTGTGGAGCGCCCTGGATGAGTTCTGCACCTGGTGGAAGGCCCAGGACATCAGCTGAAATCAAAGACTGAACCCCGTTTGCCCGGTCCGGTCCATTGGCCGGGCTGATTAGCGGTTTATACTCGCCGCACTCAGCCATCACCGCGGTCCATATAAGGTTGCCCCATGCGTAACGATGCACACGATGAGTTCGATGACGTTCCAAGCCTGCGCGCCGATCCTCTCGACGACGATGTCTTCCCCACCACCCACGCTGCCCGCGAACGCACCACCGTGCATTCGCGCAGCACCCCGGTGGTCAAGGTCAAGGGGCCCGGCACCGGTCCTTTGTGGGCATTGGTCGGCGCGCTGTTCTTTGCCTTCATCGGCTTGGCCTGGTGGAGCTTCCAGCAGATCTCGCTGATGGAGCAGCAACTGGTGGCGACCCAGGAAAGCTTCGCCAGGATCAGCGAAGAGGCCGCCGGACGCTTGCAGGACATTTCCGGCAAGGTGGTGGCCAGCCAGACCAATGTCACCACCGACAGCGAAGCGTTGAAGCTGCAGATCAAGCAGCTGGAAAACCGCTTGCAGGACCAGAGTCGACAGCAGCAGGGCGTTGCAGGCCAGGCCACCGACCTGGACAAGCGCCTGGCGCAGATGAGTGCCCAGACCACTGAACAGCAGGCGGCCAACAGCCAGTTGCAGGCCCAGGTCAAAGCCCTGAGCGCGGAGCTGGCGAGCCTCAAAGGCGCCCAGACCGATACCGGCAAGCTCGACGCCCAGCTCAAGAGTCTGAATGCCGATCTGGCCGCGTTGAAAAAGCAAGGCAACCCGAGCGCCGCCATCGAGCGCCTGGAGCAGGAACTGGTGGTGCTCAAGAGCGAACAGGACAATCGTCCCGCCGCCGCGCAGAGCGGCGCCAGCACCGCCGAGTTTGATGCCTTCCGTGGCCAGGTCACCCGCAACATCAACACCCTGCAAAGCCAGATCCAGAACCTGCAGCAACAGATCAACAACCGTCCTTGAAGGCTCAGCCCTCCCGCCGCCGGTAGCGTCGGCGGAGGGCCAGCCCGGGTTTGCTGAATACTCGACCCTTTCCTGCCGCCGTCTACGCTCTTCACACGCCAACCGGAA
Protein-coding sequences here:
- a CDS encoding putative bifunctional diguanylate cyclase/phosphodiesterase, whose amino-acid sequence is MKLELKNSLSVKLLRVVLLSALIVGVVLSCAQIVFDAYKTRQAVANDAQRILDMFRDPSTQAVYSLDREMGMQVIEGLFQDDAVRMASIGHPNETMLAEKSRELQHSPSRWLTDLILGQERTFTTQLVGRGPYSEYYGDLSITLDTATYGQDFIISSVIIFISGVLRALAMGLVLYLVYHWLLTKPLSRIIEHLTTINPDRPSEHQLPLLKGHEKNELGIWINTANQLLASIERNTHLRHEAENSLLRMAQYDFLTGLPNRQQLQQQLDKILVDAGRLQRRVAVLCVGLDDFKGINEQFSYQTGDQLLLALADRLRGHSGRLGALARLGGDQFALVQADIEQPYEAAELAQSILDDLEATFALDHQEIRLRATIGITLFPEDGDSTEKLLQKAEQTMTLAKSRSRNRYQFYIASVDSEMRRRRELEKDLREALIREQFFLVYQPQISYRDHRVVGVEALIRWQHPEHGLVPPDLFIPLAEQNGTIIAIGEWVLDQACRQLREWHDMGFTDLRMAVNLSTVQLHHAELPRVVNNLLQIYRLPPRSLELEVTETGLMEDISTAAQHLLSLRRSGALIAIDDFGTGYSSLSYLKSLPLDKIKIDKSFVQDLLDDDDDATIVRAIIQLGKSLGMQVIAEGVETAEQEAYIISEGCHEGQGYHYSKPLPARELSAYLKQAQRSNAAIL
- a CDS encoding superoxide dismutase: MAFELPPLPYAHDALQPHISKETLEYHHDKHHNTYVVNLNNLVPGTEFEGKTLEEIVKTSSGGIFNNAAQVWNHTFYWNCLAPNAGGQPTGALADAINAAFGSFDKFKEEFTKTSVGTFGSGWGWLVKKADGSLALASTIGAGNPLTSGDTPLLTCDVWEHAYYIDYRNVRPKYVEAFWNLVNWKFVAEQFEGKNFVA
- a CDS encoding LysE/ArgO family amino acid transporter, with amino-acid sequence MWQSYVNGLLVAAGLIMAIGTQNAFVLAQSLRREHHLPVAALCVTCDALLVAAGVFGLATVLAQSPMLLAVARWGGAAFLIWYGAQALRRACSKQSLQQGEGQTVRSLRAVMLSALAVTLLNPHVYLDTVLLIGSLGAQQTEPGAYVVGAASASLLWFFTLALGAAWLAPWLARPSTWRMLDLLVALMMFSVALQLISAA
- a CDS encoding ACT domain-containing protein, with translation MAGETSLATLLRSMSPQLNDGEYVFCSLADQRLLQGAEVLGSFREQEGLTVIIQRQEAERLGLVFDYVAAWITLNVHSALEAVGLTAAFAGALGRAGISCNVIAGYYHDHLFVGQADARRAMQVLQQLAAGEEQ
- a CDS encoding LysR family transcriptional regulator ArgP — protein: MFDYKLLSALAAVIEQAGFERAAQVLGLSQSAISQRIKLLEARVGQPVLVRATPPAPTEIGRRLLNHVQQVRLLERDLQSLVPALDEEGLPERLRIALNADSLATWWAEAVGDFCAEHHLLLDLVVEDQTVGLKRMRAGEVAACVCASERPVAGARSLLLGAMRYRALASPAFIARHFPQGVRAEQLARTPALVFGPDDFLQHRYLASLGVNGGFEHHLCPSSEGFIRLTEAGLGWGLVPELQVREQLQRGSLVELLPDKPIDVPLYWHHWRNGGQLLGLLTEHLARLSAQWLVPWEQP
- a CDS encoding NAD-dependent epimerase/dehydratase family protein produces the protein MKILVTGASGFIGGRFARFALEQGLEVRVNGRRAEAVEHLVRRGAEFIPGDLSDADLVRDLCRDVDTVVHCAGAVGLWGRYQDFHLGNVLVTENVVEACLKQRVQRLVHLSSPSVYFDGRDHLGLTEEQVPKRFKHPYAATKYLAEQKVFGAQEFGLEVIALRPRFVTGAGDMSIFPRLLKMQRKGRLAIVGNGLNKVDFTSVHNLNEALFSCLHAGGSALGKVYNISNGAPVPLWDVVNYVMRQMQVPQVTRYRSFGLAYSVAALNEGFCKLWPGRPEPTLSRLGMQVMDKNFTLDISRARHYLGYEPKVSLWSALDEFCTWWKAQDIS
- a CDS encoding ATPase, whose product is MRNDAHDEFDDVPSLRADPLDDDVFPTTHAARERTTVHSRSTPVVKVKGPGTGPLWALVGALFFAFIGLAWWSFQQISLMEQQLVATQESFARISEEAAGRLQDISGKVVASQTNVTTDSEALKLQIKQLENRLQDQSRQQQGVAGQATDLDKRLAQMSAQTTEQQAANSQLQAQVKALSAELASLKGAQTDTGKLDAQLKSLNADLAALKKQGNPSAAIERLEQELVVLKSEQDNRPAAAQSGASTAEFDAFRGQVTRNINTLQSQIQNLQQQINNRP